In the Malania oleifera isolate guangnan ecotype guangnan chromosome 1, ASM2987363v1, whole genome shotgun sequence genome, one interval contains:
- the LOC131148945 gene encoding uncharacterized protein LOC131148945, with the protein MAYHHLATFLLTSLFLVCSCNFSSSEARKLFAKYPSPHLANEDQVLGSLPTTGVRPKHTGIDRVLEQSVPSPGAGHHFAAGIDEDSRSVPSPGAGHHFDGIGQTFGISVPSPGAGHHFSGNGQVFGNSVPSRVGHRFDGIGQTFGTSVPSPGAGHHFSGNGQVFRNSVPSRVGHHFDGIGQTFGTSVPSPGAGHHFSGNGQVFRNSVPSRVGHHFDGIGQTFGTSVPSPGAGHHLRGNGQVFRNSVPSRVGHHFDGIGQTFGTSVPSPGAGHHLSGNGQVFGNSVPSRVFGISVPSPGAGHRLNANGPAGIDRTQE; encoded by the coding sequence ATGGCTTATCATCACTTGGCCACATTCTTGCTCACCTCACTCTTTCTTGTGTGCTCATGCAATTTTTCATCTTCAGAAGCAAGAAAGCTCTTCGCCAAATACCCTAGCCCTCATCTCGCCAACGAAGATCAGGTTTTAGGATCGCTACCAACTACTGGAGTTCGACCCAAACACACCGGCATTGATCGGGTTTTAGAACAATCAGTTCCTAGTCCTGGAGCTGGCCATCATTTCGCTGCTGGCATCGATGAGGATTCCAGGTCGGTCCCGAGTCCTGGAGCTGGCCACCATTTTGATGGCATTGGTCAGACTTTCGGAATATCAGTGCCAAGTCCTGGAGCTGGACACCATTTCAGTGGCAATGGTCAGGTTTTCGGAAACTCGGTGCCGAGTCGGGTTGGCCACCGTTTTGATGGCATTGGTCAGACTTTCGGAACATCGGTGCCGAGTCCTGGAGCTGGACACCATTTCAGTGGCAATGGTCAGGTTTTCAGAAACTCGGTGCCGAGTCGGGTTGGCCACCATTTTGATGGCATTGGTCAGACTTTCGGAACATCGGTGCCGAGTCCTGGAGCTGGACACCATTTCAGTGGCAATGGTCAGGTTTTCAGAAACTCGGTGCCGAGTCGGGTTGGCCACCATTTTGATGGCATTGGTCAGACTTTCGGAACATCGGTGCCGAGTCCTGGAGCTGGACACCATCTCCGTGGCAATGGTCAGGTTTTCAGAAACTCGGTGCCGAGTCGGGTTGGCCACCATTTTGATGGCATTGGTCAGACTTTCGGAACATCGGTGCCGAGTCCTGGAGCTGGACACCATCTCAGTGGCAATGGTCAGGTTTTCGGAAACTCGGTGCCGAGTCGGGTTTTCGGAATATCGGTGCCGAGTCCTGGAGCTGGGCATCGTCTCAATGCAAATGGTCCTGCTGGAATTGATCGGACTCAGGAATGA